The Kaistella daneshvariae genomic sequence TTATGTTTTACCTTTTACCTCATAACCTTTTGATTATGAATAAACTGGAAAAATCTACTTAAAAAGCAGCTTATTTTTTCAGCATGCTTTAAGCTTTCGCTAAAATTTAATATAAATTTTTATTAAAATGAAAAACTTATAAAGTTATTTCATCAAAAAAGTTTACTTTTGCACGGTCAAAAAACGAATATGCAAAACATCAGAAATATCGCAATCATTGCGCACGTTGACCACGGAAAGACTACTTTGGTTGACAAAATCATTCACGCTACCAGTGTTTTCCGCGAAAATCAGGAATCCGGCGACCTTATCATGGATAACAACGATTTGGAACGTGAACGTGGAATTACCATTTTATCGAAAAACATTTCCGTTACTTATAAAGACACCAAAATTAATGTCATCGATACGCCAGGTCACGCCGATTTCGGTGGTGAAGTGGAGCGTGTTTTGAAAATGGCAGACGGTGTACTTCTTTTGGTTGATGCATTTGAAGGTCCGATGCCGCAAACGCGTTTCGTACTTCAAAAAGCTTTGGAATTGGGTTTAAGACCAGTTGTTGTCATTAACAAAGTTGACAAACCAAACTGTCGTCCGGATGAAGTTCACGATCAGGTTTTCGATTTATTCTTTAACCTTGATGCGACTGAAGAGCAATTGGATTTCCCAACTTTCTACGGTTCTTCAAAACAAGGTTGGTTTAATACTTCATTGGAACAAACCGACAATATTTTCCCGTTATTAGACGGAATTTTAGAACATGTACCGGCGCCTGAAGCAAAAGAAGGTCCGCTTAGAATGCAGATTACTTCACTTGATTTCTCTTCTTTCTTAGGAAGAATCGCAATCGGGAAAATCACTCAGGGTTCTGTAAAAGAATCAGAATGGATTGGTCTTGCGCAGGAAGACGGAAACATTATCAAAGGAAAGGTAAAAGAATTATACGTTTTTGAAGGTCTTGGTAAAAAGAAAGTTCAGGAAGTAAAAGCCGGGGATATCTGTGCCATTGTAGGTTTTGATAAATTCCAGATTGGTGATTCTTTCGTCGATCTTGAAAATCCGGATCCATTGCCACGTACCGCAATTGATGAGCCGACGCTGAACATGACTTTCTCCATCAACAACTCTCCTTTCTTCGGTAAAGACGGGAAATATGTAACTTCAAATCACCTGAAAGAGCGTTTAACAAAAGAACTAGAGAAAAACCTTGCTTTAAGAGTTGAACCAACTGAAGACGCCAACACATTCTTGGTTTTCGGTCGTGGTATTCTTCACCTTTCGGTTTTGATTGAAACCATGAGAAGAGAAGGTTATGAAATGACCATCGGTCAGCCACAGGTAATTTTGAGAGAAATTGATGGTGTTAAATGTGAGCCTTACGAATCTATGGTGGTTGATGTTCCGGAACAGTTTGCATCACGCGTTATTGATTTGGCAACCCAAAGAAAAGGTGATCTTCACATCATGGAAACCAAAGGCGAAATGCAGCACTTGGAATTTGAAATTCCATCTCGTGGTTTGATCGGTTTACGTTCTCAAATGTTGACTGCAACTGCAGGTGAAGCAATTATGGCGCACCGTTTTGTAGATTACAAACCTTTCAAAGGTGCTATTCCTGGAAGATTGGTGGGCGTTTTGGTAAGTAAAAGTCAAGGTCCTGCTACTGAATATTCCATCGCAAAACTACAGGATCGAGGAAAATTCTTCGTTGATCCGGGTGAGGAAATCTATGAAGGAATGATCATCGGTGAGCAAAACAAACCTGGAGATTTGGTGGTAAACATCGTGGAAGCAAAACAGCTGAACAACATGCGTGCATCAGGAAAAGATAAAGACGGAAGCATTGCTCCGAAAATTCTTTTCTCTTTGGAAGAATGTATGGAATATATTCAGGGTGATGAAGCGATTGAAGTTACACCAAACTTCATTAGAATGCGTAAAAAAGTACTTTCTGAAAACGAAAGAAAACGCATCGAAAGAGGCGCTAAAGGATAAAAACACTTTACATATAGCTAAATAAAAGCCCCGTTTTGGGGCTTTTTTTTGTGTCTTAAAGTTTTTAAGTTTGAATTGAAAGTGGTTTGAAATTTTAAAAAATTGCCCAATCAGCTCGATATTTTTTTCATTTTTAAATAAAAAAGCAAGCCAAAAAGCTTGCTCTAATTTTGGTTAAAAATAAGTTTACAAAACCAAACTGTTGTTGTTATAATCGTCATCATCATCGTCGTCATACTCATATTCGTAATCTTCGCTGTCATCGTCTTCATCTTCATCCGCTGCACGGAAATTGATAAAAGATTCTGCGATGTCGGTTAAATCAAGATCGGTTTCTTCCTCTTCTTCTAAAGTGGTTTGAAGCAAATCAGCCGCACGTCCTAAATCAAGTGTTTCCGCTAAAGCCACCAAACCACCGTACGATGCTATTTCGTAGTGCTCCACTTTCTGTGCAGCGATAATCAGCGCCGCGTCGCGGGTCATGGTGCCTTCATCGGTATCCTGAATGATACTTTCACCTTCTTTTACAATACCAATGATCGCTTCACATTTTTTACCTTCTGCTTTCTCATCAATTGATTTAAAGACTTTTTCCAGGCGCGAAACCTGCTTTTGAGTGACCAGATGGTGATCTTCAAAAGCGTCCTGCAGTTCTTCAGTTGTAGCTGCAGCTTTCATTTTTGGTAAAGCTTCCAGAATGTGTTTTTCAGCAAAATACATATCTTTTAAACCATCCAGGAAAAATTTGTAAAGCGGACCATCTTTGGTCGCTTCATGGCTGTAATCTTTTCGTCCGGAAGTTTCACTATTTTGCGACATTGCACTTCCTGAAGAATTTGCGCTTCCAGAAGAACTTTTACTTCCTGATGAATTTCCACTCTCCGAAGCGTTGGTGCTGGTTGTAGAAGATGTGGAGTTTTTAGCCGATCCGGAGGTATTTTTTTTAGCTCCGGTTTTCGAAGTTTCCTCGGCTGAGGTTGCTGTTTTTGTCTTATCAGAATCCATAATATTATTATTTAATGTGTTAAGGTAAAGAAGGCCGGCCTTTAGGGAGCCGGCCTGTATATTTAGTTAAGAATTACGTCCGCCACGGCTGCCGAAACCGCCTCTTCTGCCTGAACCGCCACCAGAACCTCTGCTGTCGGAGGTAAATCTACCCTGGCTGTCTCGTTGTCGGCTGTTGCTGCCTCGTCCGCCACCGGATGAACCACGTGAACCGCCCGAAGAACCGCCTGAAGAACCGCCTCTCGATCCACCGGAAGAACCTCCACGGCCACTACCGCTTGACGAACCGCCACGTGAACCGGAACGGCCTCTACCGGAAGTATATTGGTTTCCAAAGAATGGGTGACCTTCCTGAGCGCCTCTTCCATCGCCGGAACCGCCACGGCCTCCACCGCGGGAACCACCACCTGAGGAACTACCGCCAGAAGAACCTCCTCTTGAACCGCCTGAAGATCCACCTCTTCCACCTCCGCTGGAAGAACCTCCTCTTGAGCCGGAACGACCTCTACCTGAAGTATATTGGTTTCCAAAGAATGGATGACCTTCCTGAGCACCACGTCCGTCTCCGGAGCCGCCACGTCCTCCTCCTCGTGAACCGCCGCCAGATGAACCGCCTCGTGAACCGCCACGACCTGAGGAACCGCCCCGTGAGCTGCTGCGTGAGCTTCCGGAGGTGAATCGGCCCTGATCGTCGCGCTGTCTGTTTCCGCCACGGCCATTTCCGCTTCTTCCGTCTCCCTCATCGTCATCTTCGTCGTCACCATAGTCTTCATCATCGTCATACTCGTCGTCGTCTTCGTATTCTTCATACCATTCATCATAGCTGTCTTCATAATCATCGTCATAATCCTCATCCGCCTGCGCATCAGCATAGCCGTCTTCGTAGCCATCTTCATAAGCCTGTTGGAAGATTTCTTCTAAATCAAAATCCTCTTCCTGACTTCTGCCTCTTGAACTACCTCTACCGGAAGAAGAATTTGATCTTCCTGAACCGGAATTACCTCTTGTTGCCATAATAATAAATGTTTTTTTGGTTAGGTTTTCACCGCATCACAAAACATACCGCCAGCACGTTATAACGTGTTAATAAACAGTTAAGTAAGTGTTAAAAATCAACCAAAATTTCCTAAACATTTAACGAAAAAAAATGTTGATTTTAGTGATGCATTGCATAATTTCGCGTGCGCGAAAATTTTATTTTTTCGGCTTTAAATAGGCAAAATTTACTTTTTTATATTAGAAAAGAATCGCTAAAAGAAGGTTTTAATCTCAAATTTGCGCTTTAATAAGATTTGCTTTTCAGTTTAAATTATATTGGTATTTTTGCGCATGCACATCAAATTTTCACCTTCCGCCCTATTGGTTGCCACAGCGCTTTTTTTTACTTCATGCAGCACACCAAAAAAGCCCCAAACAGCGGCGAAAAAACCGGTGGTTACTACCAAAACTGCTCCACCAAAAGCACCACAGAAAAAAGCGGAGACTTTAAAGCTAAATCTGCCGGAAGTAAACCGCGAATTCCGCGCGGCCTGGGTGGCGACCGTTGCCAATATCAACTGGCCGTCACGTAATAATCTTTCTACCGAAGAACAAAAACTGGAAGCGCTGAAAATTTTGGATTTGCTGAAAAATGCCAACTTTAACGCTGTAATTTTTCAGGCAAGACCGTCCGCGGACGCCATGTATAACAGCAGCTTTGAACCCTGGTCCTATTTTTTAACCGGCCAAATCGGAAAAGCCCCAACTCCGTTTTACGATCCTTTGGAATTTTGGATTTCTGAAGCTCACAAACGCGGTATGGAACTTCACGTTTGGTTAAATCCGTACCGCGCGCATCACACCACCGGCGGCGCAATCACTTCGGAATCGGTGGTTAAAAAAATGCCGGAGCAAATTATCAAGCTGCGAAACGGCATGTACTGGATGGATCCTTCGGATGAAGAAACCCAGGATCACGTTTCAAAGGTGATCAATGATCTGGTAAAAAGATATGATATTGATGCTGTTCACATCGATGATTATTTTTACCCGTATCGTGAATACAACGGTGGTAAAGATTTTCCCGACAACAGAACCTGGAATATGTACCAAAAAACCGGCGGAAACTTGTCAAAAGCTGATTGGCGCCGTGCGAACGTGAATAAATTCATCAAAAGAATTCATGATGAAATTAAGGCTGAAAAAAGCTACGTTCAGTTCGGCATCAGCCCTTTCGGTATTTGGAAACCCGGTTTTCCGGAAGGAATAAAAGGTTCTTCACAGTACGATGAACTTTATGCTGACGCGAAATTATGGCTGAATGAAGGCTGGCTTGATTATTTTTCACCACAGCTTTACTGGAAAAACGACGGTCCGCAAAGTTTTCCGGCGCTACTGAACTGGTGGGAAAGTGAAAATTCGAAAAAAAGGCATCTTTACCCGGGAATAAATACCATTGGAATGAACGGCGTTTCAGACCGTCCGGCCGAAATTGTAAGCCAGATTCATACGACCCGAAACGTTTTAAAAGAAGCTGCCGGAACCATTCACTACAGCGTGGACGGACTTTCTAAAACTCCTGCCATGTTAAATGCCGTAAGCCAGGCTTATAAAACGCCGGCTTTGGTTCCATTGACACCTTGGATTAAAACCAAACCTTTAGAAAAGCCGCTTTTGTTCGTTGAAAAAAATGGCGCTTCTGCTACAGTAAAATGGAACGCGACCGATTTTCCGGACGTTTTTCAGTGGATTTTATATGCTAAATATGGTGATGTTTGGGATACACAAATCATCGAAAAAAATATTATCACACAGTCTTTACCTTTAATTAAAAATGGTAAAAAGTTAAGTACCGTGGCGGTAAAATCCGTGGACCGTTTAGGGAACGAAAGTGCCTACGACGGAAAACTCCTCAATTAAAAATCGAAAAATTTGCCGCTTTAGCGGCATTTTTTTTTAAAACAAAGAAAGTTGCGTAGGCGAACCTGCGTCTAAATTAACGGCAATCAAACTTGGATTATAGTTCGGGAAGGCAAAATCTTCCAGCGTATGGTCCGAAAGCCAGGCATTTTCCGCATCTTTTGCCAAAACCAGCGGCATACGGTCTTTGGTATTATGAATTTCCGACATCAGCTCATTTGCACCTGAAGTCACGATTGAAAAACTGGTGAGCATTTCATTGGTTTGGGGATCAGTCCAGAAATTATATATTCCACCCAACGCAAAGGGTTTTTCCCCATTATCGAGGCGGATATAATATTTCTCTTTTCGCTTGCCTTGGGAGTCCAGCTGTTTCCATTCGTAAAAACCTTTCACCAAAACCAAACATCGGTGCGACACGGATTCTTTAAAACTTGGTTTTTCGGTTAGGGTTTCAATTCTGGCGTTCAGCGTACTTTTCTGGAGCGTTCGGTCTTTCGCCCAGGCGGGCACTAAACCCCAGTCGCCCAATACCGCTTCCGTGCGATTGTCGTCCAAAATGACGGGCGTTTGGGGAAAAGAAAAACCATTGGTAAATTCTGAACCCTGGTAATCTGGACCTTCGTAAGTCACGCCAAAAGTGTCTTTCATTTCTTTGCGCGTCAGTTGGTTCGAAACGTAATAGCACATCTTTCTATGTTTTACTCAAAATTAGAAATTATAATTTTAAAAAATTTGCCGCTAAAAGAGCGGTTTTTTCAAAAATATCAGGTTTAATTCTTACCATTATTTTCACCTCAAAACCCGAGCAAAAGTTTTTTTACCGGCTAAAAGCACATTTTTTCTTCAAAATTTGGATTTTCGCATAAATGTTGTATATTTGCATCACAATAACGCGGGGTAGAGCAGTAGGTAGCTCGTCGGGCTCATAACCCGGAGGTCGCACGTTCGAGTCGTGTCCCCGCTACTAAGCAAAGAGAATCACAGCAGTGGTTCTCTTTTTTTATGTGCCTTGGTGAAGATTTTGGGGAAATCTCGCCTTCCAACCAACTCACCTTTTCCGTCAAAATGCTTTAATGCTTAATTTTTATTAAATTTGTATATGGCAAAAATTCTTAAAATTTACCCGGAAAATCCACAGGAAAACCTGATCGCCGAAGTGGTAAAAACGCTGAACAACGGCGGTTTGATCATCTATCCCAGCGATACGGTGTACGCTTTAGGTTGCAACATTTTCGATATTCGCGCCATGGAAAAACTCGCACAAATCAAAAAGATTAAGCTTGAAAAAGCCCAGTTTTCCATTATCTGCAACGACCTGAGCCATCTTTCAGAATTCACGCGGCCTATCGACACCAGCACGTTCCGCTATCTCAAAAATAATGTGCCCGGCCCTTTTACCTTCATCCTTGAAGCCAACAAAAGCCTGCCACTCGCGTACAAAGGCAATAAAACCGTGGGTATTCGCGTGCCAGACCACAGCATCCCGCAGATGATCGTGGCTAAACTGGGTCACCCGATTGCTTCCACTTCCATCAAAGATGATGATGAAGTCATCGAATACTCCACCGATCCGGAGCTTATCGCCGAGAAATATGACCACCTCGTGGATATCGTCATCGACTCGGGTTACGGCGATAACGTCGCTTCCACCATCGTAGATTTAACCGGCAGCGAACCGGAAATCATCCGTCAGGGAAAAGGAGAAATCTAGCGCTTTTTTTGGCCATCTTTTCCGCCCACGTTTATACTGAGCGAGTCGAAGTATTCCCTTCCGATTTTACATCGGAATCCACTCAGGGCGGGATGGGATTTTAGCTGCTTTTTAAGCATTTTTTTTAATTTTAAATTAGTCTTTCGAAAAATGAAAATCATCACCTCGCCGGCAAAATTGATGAATATTGAAGCTTCCAGCCCTTATTTAAAAATGACCCAACCGCATTTCATTGAGGAAGCTGAACTGATTCAGGAAACTTTAAAACAAAAATCACCGAAATATCTTTCCGATTTAATGGAAATTTCCAGCAAACTTGCCGCTGAAAACTGGGAACGCAACCAAAACTGGAAAGCCAAACCTTCCGCAAAACAATCGGCTCCTGCGCTCATGGCTTTTGCAGGCGAAGTTTACCGCGGTTTGGATGCAAAAACACTGGACGAAAAAAGCGTTAAATACCTCCAAAAAAATTACCGCATCCTTTCCGGTTTGTATGGCTTGCTGAAACCTTCCGACCGAATTATGTTGTACCGCCTGGAAATGGGCAGAAAATTTAAATTTGAAGGTTACGAGAATCTTTACGAATTCTGGACAGAAAAAGTAACTGACCAGCTTAACAGCGAATTAAAACCTAAAGATTTGGTGCTGAATTTAGCCAGCAAAGAATATTTTAAAGTATTAGACAAGAAAAAAATCAAAGCGCCCGTCATCGATTTTGATTTCTACAATTACCGCGAAGGAAAACTGGCTCAAATTGTAGTGTATACCAAACATGCACGCGGGTTGGTCGCGCGTTTCTGCGCAGAAAATAACGTGCAGACGCTTGACGAAGTGAAAGCTTTCAACCTGGAAAATTATTACCTCGCCGAAGATCTTTCCACCGAAAATAAACTTGTTTTCACAAGATAACTTTAAACTAAAAAATCATGAATTATCATACCCGAAAATGGATTAAACCTGAAGATTTAAATCCAAATCACACCTTATTTGGCGGCCGACTGCTGCAGTGGATTGATGAAGAAGCTGCACTATACGCAATCGTTCAGCTGGAAACCCCGCGCTGCGTGACGAAATATATTTCTGAAATCAACTTTGTAAGTTCTGCGCGTCAAGGCGACATTATCGAAATCGGAATCGAGGCAACGGATTTTGGAAACACATCGATTACCTTAACATGCGAAGTTAGAAACATGATGACGCGCCAAACCATCATCACCATTGACAAAATTATTTTTGTCGGCGTTAATTTGGAAGGAAAACCTACCAAACACGGCAAAACCAAAATCGAATTTATTTCCGACCGTTTAAAACCGGATTTGTAATGACCATTTTCATTAAAAATATGGTCTGTAACCGCTGTATTTCTGCGGTGGAAAAGGTTTTTAATGATTTGGAAATTCCAGTTACTGCCGTGGATTTAGGCGAAGTAGAAACCGCGCAAAACGTAAGCAAAATTGAAATTCAAAAGCTCAATCAGCAGTTGCAGCAAATTGGCTTTCAAATACTTGAGGATGCCTCAAAAAAACTCATCGAAAAAGTAAAGAAAGAATTAATTATAAAAATTAACGAGCTGGATATTGCCGAAGATTTCCTACTCTCCCACTTTTTGGCCGAAAAAATAGCAAAAGATTACAGCGCGATTTCCAAAACTTTTTCGCAAAACGCCAACATTACTTTGGAGCAGTTTTTCATCCTTCAGAAAATAGAAAAAGTAAAAGAACTGCTTTTGTATGACGAATTTTCACTCACCGAAATCTCCGCAAAACTCGGCTATAAAAGTGTGCAGCACTTATCTGCTCAATTCAAAAACACAACCGGTTTTACACCTTCTGCTTTTAAAAAGCTGAAAGAAAAAAACCGTTTGCCGCTCGACAGCTTCTGAATTTTATAAGTTTCTTCCGTATATTTATAACAGATTTCTCCGCAAAATGGGGAAATTTGTTGTATAAATATTACCATGGACAAACATCAACATCATACACCGCCTTCCGAAAGGATTTCACCCAGCTCTGTTTACTACTGCCCGATGGAATGTGAAGGCGAAAAAGTTTACTTCACACCGGGACAAAGATGCCCCGTTTGTAATATGTATCTCGTTCCTATTGAAGAAAGAGCCGATTATCGGGCCAAAGCGCCCACATTTTCAAAAACAAATTTACCGGAAAGTTTTCCGGAAAAAATTGGTGAATATTTCTGCCCCATGTTCTGCGAAGGTGACAAAACATATTCTTCAGATGTTGGCTGTCCCGTGTGTCACATGCATTTGGAGGAAATTACGGATGAGTTGGTAGCGGCATCGACACCACAAACGCATTCGCATTCGCATGCTCATCCTACCGGAGAACCGAGCAAAATTCATCAGCAAAATAATGCGGGCAAATATTATTGTCCCATGTTTTGTGAAGGCGATAAAGTCTACGACTCCAATGTCGGTTGCCCCGTTTGCGGCATGGACTTGGTGAAAATTCCCGGAAATAGCGACGAAACCGAGGAAGATGACACCTATAAAATTTTGCGGAAAAAATTTCTTGTCGCACTGATTTTCAGCATACCGGTTTTTATTTTATCGATGGGAGGAATGTATTTCGACTTTCCGTTCTCGCATCAAACGCAGGCGTATCTGGAACTTTTATTTTCCATTCCCGTCATTTTTTATGCCGGTTGGTTTTTAATGCGTCGAGGCTGGGTTTCCTTTAAAACCTGGAATCTCAATATGTTTTCGCTTATCGCCTTGGGCGCTGCTGCTGCGTTTCTTTTCAGCTTGGTTGCGATGTTCTTTCCGGATATTTTACCACACGAAATCCGGCACGATGGCAACACACCACTCTATTTCGAATCGGTCGCGGTGATTTTAACGTTGGTTATTTTTGGTCAGATGTTGGAAGCACGCGCGCACCAAAAAACAGGGAAAGCTATCGAAGAACTGATGAATCTTTCTCCCGCGGAAGCAAATTTAATAGTTGGTCAAACTGAGAAAAAAGTGCCGCTTTCGGAGGTAAAAATTGGAAGTATTTTACGAGTAAAACCAGGTGAAAAAATTCCTGTGGATGGAAGAATTACAGAAGGAAATTCTTCTGTTGACGAAAGTATGATCACAGGCGAGCCGATTCCGGTTGAGAAAAAATCGGGTGAAATGGTGACTTCCGGAACCATCAATGGCAATGGAACATTTTTGATGAAAGCTGAGAAGATCGGTGCTGATACTTTGCTTTCCCAAATCATTAAAATGGTAAATGATGCTAGCCGAAGTAAAGCGCCAATTCAGAAATTGGCTGATAAAATATCCAAAATTTTCGTTCCGACCGTTATTGGGATTTCGGTTCTGACGTTTATTTTATGGCGAATTTTTGGCGGTGAAAATGCCTTAATTTATGCTTTTGTCAATGCCGTCGCGGTACTGATTGTCGCATGTCCGTGTGCGCTTGGTTTGGCGACACCAATGTCTTTAACAGTTGGAATTGCGAAAGGTGCGAAAAACGGTATTTTGATTAAAAACGCCGAAGCGCTGGAACAAATGCATAAAGTAAACGTGCTGATAACCGACAAAACGGGAACTTTAACCGAAGGAAAACCAAAACTTGACGAAGTAATTCCAGTTGGAAATACCGAAAGTTCTATAATTTTAAAATTAGCAGCTTCTTTAAATCAAAATTCGGAACACCCGCTTTCTAATGCCGTCCTGGAAGAATTTAATAAAGAAAGTGCAGCATTTGAAAAAGTTGAGAACTTTGAAAATATTTCTGGAAAAGGCGTCACTGGAAAAATTGAAAATGAGCAAGTATTGTTAGGAAATGCCGCACTTTTGGAGCACTTTAATCTTTCGGTTCCGCAGGTGTTAAAAGATCAGGTTGAAGACGGAAAAAGCCGTGCGAGCACCATTTCCTATTTAGCCAAAGGAAATGAAGTGTTGGGAATGCTGGCGTTTTCAGATAATATTAAAGCGAGTTCCAAAAAAGCCATTGAATTTTTGCAGGAAAATAATATCGAAGTCATTATGATGACGGGCGATAACGAAAATACCGCAAAAGCCGTGTCGGAAGAATTGGGGATTAAAACCTATTTCGCGAACTCGCAGCCGCAGGACAAGATGGAGGAAATAAAAAGACTTCAAGCAGCCGGAAAAATCGTGGCAATGACGGGTGACGGAATTAATGACGCGCCGGCT encodes the following:
- the typA gene encoding translational GTPase TypA; translated protein: MQNIRNIAIIAHVDHGKTTLVDKIIHATSVFRENQESGDLIMDNNDLERERGITILSKNISVTYKDTKINVIDTPGHADFGGEVERVLKMADGVLLLVDAFEGPMPQTRFVLQKALELGLRPVVVINKVDKPNCRPDEVHDQVFDLFFNLDATEEQLDFPTFYGSSKQGWFNTSLEQTDNIFPLLDGILEHVPAPEAKEGPLRMQITSLDFSSFLGRIAIGKITQGSVKESEWIGLAQEDGNIIKGKVKELYVFEGLGKKKVQEVKAGDICAIVGFDKFQIGDSFVDLENPDPLPRTAIDEPTLNMTFSINNSPFFGKDGKYVTSNHLKERLTKELEKNLALRVEPTEDANTFLVFGRGILHLSVLIETMRREGYEMTIGQPQVILREIDGVKCEPYESMVVDVPEQFASRVIDLATQRKGDLHIMETKGEMQHLEFEIPSRGLIGLRSQMLTATAGEAIMAHRFVDYKPFKGAIPGRLVGVLVSKSQGPATEYSIAKLQDRGKFFVDPGEEIYEGMIIGEQNKPGDLVVNIVEAKQLNNMRASGKDKDGSIAPKILFSLEECMEYIQGDEAIEVTPNFIRMRKKVLSENERKRIERGAKG
- a CDS encoding glycoside hydrolase family 10 protein gives rise to the protein MVTTKTAPPKAPQKKAETLKLNLPEVNREFRAAWVATVANINWPSRNNLSTEEQKLEALKILDLLKNANFNAVIFQARPSADAMYNSSFEPWSYFLTGQIGKAPTPFYDPLEFWISEAHKRGMELHVWLNPYRAHHTTGGAITSESVVKKMPEQIIKLRNGMYWMDPSDEETQDHVSKVINDLVKRYDIDAVHIDDYFYPYREYNGGKDFPDNRTWNMYQKTGGNLSKADWRRANVNKFIKRIHDEIKAEKSYVQFGISPFGIWKPGFPEGIKGSSQYDELYADAKLWLNEGWLDYFSPQLYWKNDGPQSFPALLNWWESENSKKRHLYPGINTIGMNGVSDRPAEIVSQIHTTRNVLKEAAGTIHYSVDGLSKTPAMLNAVSQAYKTPALVPLTPWIKTKPLEKPLLFVEKNGASATVKWNATDFPDVFQWILYAKYGDVWDTQIIEKNIITQSLPLIKNGKKLSTVAVKSVDRLGNESAYDGKLLN
- a CDS encoding ferritin-like domain-containing protein → MDSDKTKTATSAEETSKTGAKKNTSGSAKNSTSSTTSTNASESGNSSGSKSSSGSANSSGSAMSQNSETSGRKDYSHEATKDGPLYKFFLDGLKDMYFAEKHILEALPKMKAAATTEELQDAFEDHHLVTQKQVSRLEKVFKSIDEKAEGKKCEAIIGIVKEGESIIQDTDEGTMTRDAALIIAAQKVEHYEIASYGGLVALAETLDLGRAADLLQTTLEEEEETDLDLTDIAESFINFRAADEDEDDDSEDYEYEYDDDDDDDYNNNSLVL
- a CDS encoding helix-turn-helix domain-containing protein encodes the protein MTIFIKNMVCNRCISAVEKVFNDLEIPVTAVDLGEVETAQNVSKIEIQKLNQQLQQIGFQILEDASKKLIEKVKKELIIKINELDIAEDFLLSHFLAEKIAKDYSAISKTFSQNANITLEQFFILQKIEKVKELLLYDEFSLTEISAKLGYKSVQHLSAQFKNTTGFTPSAFKKLKEKNRLPLDSF
- a CDS encoding L-threonylcarbamoyladenylate synthase, with translation MAKILKIYPENPQENLIAEVVKTLNNGGLIIYPSDTVYALGCNIFDIRAMEKLAQIKKIKLEKAQFSIICNDLSHLSEFTRPIDTSTFRYLKNNVPGPFTFILEANKSLPLAYKGNKTVGIRVPDHSIPQMIVAKLGHPIASTSIKDDDEVIEYSTDPELIAEKYDHLVDIVIDSGYGDNVASTIVDLTGSEPEIIRQGKGEI
- a CDS encoding copper-transporting P-type ATPase, with protein sequence MDKHQHHTPPSERISPSSVYYCPMECEGEKVYFTPGQRCPVCNMYLVPIEERADYRAKAPTFSKTNLPESFPEKIGEYFCPMFCEGDKTYSSDVGCPVCHMHLEEITDELVAASTPQTHSHSHAHPTGEPSKIHQQNNAGKYYCPMFCEGDKVYDSNVGCPVCGMDLVKIPGNSDETEEDDTYKILRKKFLVALIFSIPVFILSMGGMYFDFPFSHQTQAYLELLFSIPVIFYAGWFLMRRGWVSFKTWNLNMFSLIALGAAAAFLFSLVAMFFPDILPHEIRHDGNTPLYFESVAVILTLVIFGQMLEARAHQKTGKAIEELMNLSPAEANLIVGQTEKKVPLSEVKIGSILRVKPGEKIPVDGRITEGNSSVDESMITGEPIPVEKKSGEMVTSGTINGNGTFLMKAEKIGADTLLSQIIKMVNDASRSKAPIQKLADKISKIFVPTVIGISVLTFILWRIFGGENALIYAFVNAVAVLIVACPCALGLATPMSLTVGIAKGAKNGILIKNAEALEQMHKVNVLITDKTGTLTEGKPKLDEVIPVGNTESSIILKLAASLNQNSEHPLSNAVLEEFNKESAAFEKVENFENISGKGVTGKIENEQVLLGNAALLEHFNLSVPQVLKDQVEDGKSRASTISYLAKGNEVLGMLAFSDNIKASSKKAIEFLQENNIEVIMMTGDNENTAKAVSEELGIKTYFANSQPQDKMEEIKRLQAAGKIVAMTGDGINDAPALAQANVGIAMGTGTDVAIESAEITLLKGDILGVAKAKILSEKLLKNIKENLFFAFIYNTAGIPIAAGLLYPIFGILMSPMIAAAAMSFSSVSVILNSLRLNSADLKIK
- a CDS encoding acyl-CoA thioesterase translates to MNYHTRKWIKPEDLNPNHTLFGGRLLQWIDEEAALYAIVQLETPRCVTKYISEINFVSSARQGDIIEIGIEATDFGNTSITLTCEVRNMMTRQTIITIDKIIFVGVNLEGKPTKHGKTKIEFISDRLKPDL
- a CDS encoding SOS response-associated peptidase encodes the protein MCYYVSNQLTRKEMKDTFGVTYEGPDYQGSEFTNGFSFPQTPVILDDNRTEAVLGDWGLVPAWAKDRTLQKSTLNARIETLTEKPSFKESVSHRCLVLVKGFYEWKQLDSQGKRKEKYYIRLDNGEKPFALGGIYNFWTDPQTNEMLTSFSIVTSGANELMSEIHNTKDRMPLVLAKDAENAWLSDHTLEDFAFPNYNPSLIAVNLDAGSPTQLSLF
- the yaaA gene encoding peroxide stress protein YaaA, whose protein sequence is MKIITSPAKLMNIEASSPYLKMTQPHFIEEAELIQETLKQKSPKYLSDLMEISSKLAAENWERNQNWKAKPSAKQSAPALMAFAGEVYRGLDAKTLDEKSVKYLQKNYRILSGLYGLLKPSDRIMLYRLEMGRKFKFEGYENLYEFWTEKVTDQLNSELKPKDLVLNLASKEYFKVLDKKKIKAPVIDFDFYNYREGKLAQIVVYTKHARGLVARFCAENNVQTLDEVKAFNLENYYLAEDLSTENKLVFTR